The Solibacillus sp. FSL R7-0682 genome includes a window with the following:
- the fliG gene encoding flagellar motor switch protein FliG, whose product MSKKDKDLSGKQKAALLLISLGPEVSASVYKHLSEEEIERLTLEISSVKKVESSVKEEIIEEFHQIALAQDYITQGGIGYAKTVLEKALGAEQAQAILNRLTSSLQVRPFDFARKADPSQIFNFIQNEHPQTIALILSYLEPGQAGVILSSLPQEVQADIAKRIAIMESTSPEVISEIESVLERKLSSTVTQDYTETGGVDAVVEVLNGVDRQTEKTILDALEIQDPELAEEIKKRMFVFEDIVTLDNRSIQRVIRDCENEDLLLSMKVSSDEVKDIIFRNMSQRMADTFREEMEIMGPVRLRDVEEAQSRIVAVIRRLEDAGEIIIARGGGDDVIV is encoded by the coding sequence GTGTCCAAGAAAGATAAAGATCTATCAGGAAAGCAAAAGGCCGCTTTACTGTTAATTTCTCTAGGGCCAGAAGTTTCGGCTTCTGTATATAAACATTTAAGTGAAGAAGAAATTGAACGTCTTACGTTAGAAATTTCAAGTGTTAAAAAAGTAGAATCTTCGGTAAAGGAAGAGATTATTGAAGAATTTCATCAAATTGCGTTAGCACAAGATTACATTACGCAAGGTGGTATTGGATATGCGAAGACGGTTCTTGAAAAAGCTTTAGGTGCTGAACAAGCACAAGCAATTTTAAATCGTCTTACTTCTTCATTACAAGTTCGTCCATTTGATTTTGCACGTAAAGCAGATCCATCACAAATTTTTAACTTTATTCAAAATGAACACCCTCAAACAATCGCTTTAATCCTTTCATATTTAGAGCCAGGGCAAGCGGGGGTAATTCTTTCATCATTACCGCAAGAAGTACAAGCTGATATAGCGAAGCGTATTGCAATTATGGAATCAACATCACCAGAGGTTATTAGTGAAATTGAATCCGTACTTGAGCGTAAATTATCATCAACGGTTACGCAAGATTACACTGAAACTGGTGGCGTAGATGCGGTAGTAGAAGTATTAAATGGTGTAGACCGACAAACAGAAAAAACGATTCTCGATGCGCTTGAAATTCAAGATCCAGAGCTTGCAGAAGAAATCAAAAAACGTATGTTTGTCTTCGAAGATATTGTTACACTCGACAACCGTTCAATTCAACGTGTTATTCGTGATTGTGAAAACGAAGACTTATTATTATCGATGAAAGTATCTTCTGATGAAGTAAAAGATATTATTTTCCGAAATATGTCGCAACGTATGGCTGATACATTCCGAGAAGAAATGGAAATTATGGGACCAGTTCGTTTACGTGATGTAGAGGAAGCACAATCTCGCATTGTGGCAGTTATTCGTCGTTTAGAAGATGCAGGTGAAATCATTATTGCACGTGGTGGAGGAGATGACGTCATTGTCTAG
- the fliF gene encoding flagellar basal-body MS-ring/collar protein FliF: MNERLTKIKSDSSSFWQSRTKNQKGAIIGAVVAIIALASILTYYSTRTTMAQLFPELSTAEVGKITEVLKAQGVTYEVTNGGTTILVPEEQVDDLKVSLAAQGYPDSGEIDSTFFTTNAGFGMTDNEFNVIKKAATETDLANLVRKFEGVKDANVVITLPDEGLFIKDDKGNATAALVLDTAPGHKFSDDQIKGLFNLVSMSIPNLPKENITIMNQYGEYYDLAAAESGGNGINTVTGQMEVKKTIERDLQRQVQQMLGTLIGQDKVVVNVSADIDFKKENREETIVQPVDEENMAGIEISAQRITETYSGGAVADGSPEAENATDNFIDYVEGTTGNGDYERVEETINNDVNRIRKEIQESPYKIRNLGIQVMVEPPVADEATSLPDNVRTDIEQILSTIVRTSVAQDAAGELTDEEIADRIVVSVQQFYGNDSGEAVPESFIPWWIWVIGGILLVAIVLLVLYVIRSRKRKQQEEELEIIERQQQLIEVEDISEEKETEATVRRKQLEKMAKEKPEDFAKLLRSWIAED, translated from the coding sequence ATGAATGAACGACTTACTAAAATTAAAAGTGACTCCAGTAGTTTCTGGCAGAGTCGAACGAAAAATCAAAAAGGCGCAATAATCGGCGCAGTTGTCGCAATTATTGCGCTAGCAAGTATTCTTACATATTATTCAACGCGTACAACTATGGCGCAATTGTTTCCAGAGCTATCTACAGCGGAAGTCGGTAAAATAACAGAAGTTTTAAAAGCTCAAGGAGTAACATACGAAGTGACAAATGGTGGTACAACAATTTTAGTACCAGAAGAGCAAGTAGATGATTTGAAAGTATCACTAGCAGCTCAAGGATATCCAGATTCAGGTGAAATTGATAGCACATTCTTTACGACGAATGCAGGCTTTGGGATGACGGATAATGAGTTCAACGTTATTAAAAAAGCCGCAACTGAAACAGACTTAGCAAATTTAGTTCGTAAGTTTGAAGGTGTTAAAGATGCAAACGTCGTTATAACTTTACCAGACGAAGGCTTGTTTATTAAAGATGATAAAGGCAATGCCACAGCAGCTTTAGTGTTAGATACAGCACCAGGACATAAGTTTTCGGATGATCAAATTAAAGGCTTATTCAATTTAGTTTCAATGAGTATTCCAAATTTACCAAAAGAAAATATTACCATTATGAATCAGTATGGTGAATATTACGACTTAGCTGCTGCTGAAAGTGGCGGAAATGGTATTAATACTGTAACTGGTCAAATGGAAGTTAAGAAAACGATAGAACGTGACTTACAACGTCAAGTGCAACAAATGTTAGGCACATTAATTGGACAAGACAAAGTAGTTGTTAACGTATCGGCGGATATTGACTTTAAGAAAGAAAACCGTGAAGAAACTATAGTGCAGCCTGTTGATGAGGAGAATATGGCAGGAATCGAAATTAGTGCACAACGAATAACAGAAACATATTCAGGTGGGGCAGTAGCCGATGGTTCTCCAGAAGCTGAAAATGCAACAGATAACTTTATTGATTATGTTGAAGGAACAACGGGTAATGGCGATTATGAGCGTGTTGAGGAAACAATTAACAATGATGTAAATCGTATTCGTAAAGAAATCCAAGAAAGTCCTTATAAAATCCGTAATTTAGGTATTCAAGTAATGGTTGAGCCACCAGTAGCAGATGAGGCAACATCCTTACCTGATAATGTACGAACAGATATCGAGCAAATTTTATCGACAATTGTCCGTACTTCTGTTGCACAAGATGCTGCAGGTGAACTAACAGATGAAGAAATCGCAGACCGTATTGTTGTATCTGTTCAACAGTTCTATGGCAATGATAGCGGTGAAGCAGTACCAGAATCATTTATCCCATGGTGGATTTGGGTAATTGGCGGTATTTTACTTGTAGCCATTGTGTTATTAGTTCTTTATGTAATACGTTCTCGTAAACGTAAACAACAGGAAGAAGAATTAGAGATTATTGAAAGACAACAGCAATTAATTGAAGTGGAAGATATTTCTGAAGAAAAAGAAACTGAAGCGACTGTACGCCGTAAGCAATTAGAAAAAATGGCAAAAGAAAAGCCAGAAGATTTTGCGAAGCTATTGCGTAGTTGGATTGCTGAAGACTAA
- the fliE gene encoding flagellar hook-basal body complex protein FliE: protein MAINPVSFMSPTQSVNELNTLSNRVTSADAQQQFADALKNAIASVNEQQSTSDMMTQKLISGGDVDLYEVMVASQKASITLNTTIEIRNKAVEAYQEIMRMSV from the coding sequence ATGGCGATTAATCCAGTATCATTTATGTCTCCTACGCAATCTGTGAATGAGTTAAATACATTAAGTAATCGAGTTACATCAGCGGATGCCCAGCAACAATTTGCAGATGCTTTAAAAAATGCGATTGCTAGTGTAAATGAGCAACAAAGTACATCAGATATGATGACACAAAAATTAATAAGTGGTGGAGATGTTGATCTATATGAAGTAATGGTTGCATCACAAAAGGCAAGTATTACTTTAAACACAACAATTGAGATTCGTAATAAAGCTGTGGAAGCTTACCAAGAAATTATGCGTATGAGTGTATAA
- the flgC gene encoding flagellar basal body rod protein FlgC, whose product MSIFHSMNTTASALTAQRLRMDVISSNIANVDTTRAKQVDGQWEPYRKKSITLKEEQGQFSSFLNMAMGKTVKAGVGNGVRVTSIKEDTETPFKLVYDPTHPDANEDGYVQTSNVDLLREMVDLISASRSYEANITAFNANKSMLTKALEIGKG is encoded by the coding sequence GTGTCGATCTTCCATAGTATGAATACAACGGCATCAGCATTGACTGCCCAACGATTACGAATGGATGTTATTTCATCTAATATTGCCAATGTAGATACAACTCGTGCGAAGCAAGTTGATGGACAATGGGAACCATATCGTAAAAAGTCGATTACTTTAAAAGAAGAGCAAGGTCAATTCTCTAGCTTTTTGAATATGGCGATGGGGAAAACCGTAAAGGCTGGAGTTGGGAATGGAGTAAGAGTTACTTCTATTAAAGAAGATACTGAAACGCCATTTAAACTAGTTTATGATCCTACACATCCAGATGCGAATGAGGATGGCTATGTGCAAACATCGAATGTGGACTTATTAAGAGAAATGGTCGATTTAATATCTGCTTCAAGATCATATGAAGCAAATATTACAGCCTTTAATGCAAATAAAAGCATGTTAACGAAGGCATTAGAAATTGGGAAAGGATGA
- the flgB gene encoding flagellar basal body rod protein FlgB — MNLFGGTISSLENGLSYATLKNKTITQNIANVDTPNYKTKEVSFKDVFNDAKRATISATRTDVRHYDFSIEIGSNGVYSNDNFRSRPNGNAVNMDAEQAKLAENTIYYNALIERISGKFNTLNTVIKGGK, encoded by the coding sequence TTGAATCTTTTTGGTGGCACGATAAGTAGCTTAGAAAATGGACTTTCATATGCTACATTAAAAAATAAGACGATAACGCAAAATATCGCGAACGTGGATACACCTAATTACAAAACGAAAGAAGTAAGCTTTAAAGATGTCTTTAATGATGCTAAAAGGGCTACTATTTCGGCAACACGTACGGACGTAAGGCATTATGATTTTAGTATTGAGATTGGTAGCAATGGTGTATATTCAAATGATAATTTTCGCTCACGTCCAAACGGTAATGCTGTGAACATGGACGCAGAACAAGCGAAGTTAGCAGAAAATACAATTTACTATAATGCGTTAATTGAAAGAATAAGTGGGAAGTTTAATACATTAAATACAGTCATTAAAGGAGGGAAATAA
- the codY gene encoding GTP-sensing pleiotropic transcriptional regulator CodY, with protein sequence MNLLAKTRKINAMLQASAGKPVNFKEMANTLGDIIESNVFIVSRKGKLLGISIHQQIENDRVKKMFEERQFPEAYTQNLFNITETSSNLDINNEHTAFPVENKDLFATGLTTIVPIIGGGERLGTLMLARISDQFEDDDLILAEYGATVVGMEILREKSEEIEEEARSKAVVQMAINSLSYSELEAIEHIFEELDGNEGLLVASKIADRVGITRSVIVNALRKLESAGVIESRSLGMKGTYIKVLNDKFLTALAEIKMK encoded by the coding sequence ATGAATTTATTAGCAAAAACACGAAAAATTAACGCAATGCTTCAAGCATCTGCTGGAAAGCCAGTAAACTTTAAAGAGATGGCGAATACATTAGGTGATATTATTGAAAGTAATGTATTTATTGTAAGCCGCAAAGGAAAGTTACTAGGAATTTCAATTCACCAACAAATCGAAAATGATCGCGTGAAGAAAATGTTTGAAGAGCGTCAATTCCCAGAAGCATATACACAAAACTTATTCAATATTACAGAGACTTCTTCAAACTTAGATATTAATAATGAACATACTGCATTCCCAGTTGAAAACAAAGATTTATTTGCAACTGGTTTAACTACAATTGTTCCGATTATCGGTGGTGGGGAGCGTTTAGGTACATTAATGCTTGCGCGCATTAGCGATCAATTTGAAGATGATGACTTAATTTTAGCTGAGTATGGCGCAACTGTAGTAGGTATGGAAATTTTACGTGAAAAGTCTGAAGAAATTGAAGAGGAAGCACGTTCAAAAGCAGTTGTACAAATGGCGATTAACTCATTATCGTATTCAGAGCTTGAGGCAATTGAGCACATTTTTGAAGAATTAGATGGTAACGAAGGGTTATTAGTAGCTTCAAAAATTGCAGACCGTGTTGGTATTACACGCTCAGTGATCGTGAACGCATTACGTAAATTAGAATCAGCGGGTGTAATCGAGTCACGTTCATTAGGTATGAAGGGAACTTATATTAAAGTATTAAACGATAAGTTTTTAACAGCATTAGCAGAAATTAAAATGAAATAA
- the hslU gene encoding ATP-dependent protease ATPase subunit HslU, with amino-acid sequence MTTNNLTPRQITEHLNRHIVGQETAKRAVAIALRNRYRRSLLSEELKNEVIPKNILMIGPTGVGKTEIARRIAKLVNAPFIKVEATKFTEVGYVGRDVESMVRDLVETSRRLVKDEMVESVQEQAQKNANELLVKLLVPSKVKDKMTQNPFEMLFNQKSNSGDEATQQEDTEIRSRRAQIAQDLKAGKLEEQWVTIEVTEAAPSLFDAMPGMNIDMGAGGMQDMISNLLPKKTKKRKVQVKDARRLLTQEEANKLIDADALSSKAIERAEQSGIIFIDEIDKIASKGSSSAEVSREGVQRDILPIVEGSTVTTKYGTVKTDYMLFIAAGAFHISKPSDLIPELQGRFPIRVELEKLTKEDFVRILKEPDQSLILQYKALLQTEGVTIEFTDEAIERLAEIATEVNQESDNIGARRLHTILERLLEDLSYEASEIAPAHIEITSKYVDQKLTNIVKNKDLSQFIL; translated from the coding sequence ATGACAACAAATAATTTAACGCCAAGACAAATTACGGAACACTTAAATCGTCATATTGTTGGTCAAGAAACAGCAAAGCGCGCAGTTGCTATTGCATTACGCAATCGTTACCGTCGTTCGTTGTTAAGTGAGGAATTAAAGAATGAAGTTATTCCGAAAAATATTTTAATGATTGGTCCAACAGGTGTCGGAAAAACAGAAATCGCACGTAGAATCGCTAAATTAGTAAATGCACCATTCATAAAAGTAGAAGCAACGAAGTTTACGGAAGTTGGTTATGTAGGTCGTGATGTAGAATCGATGGTACGTGATTTAGTAGAAACTTCCCGCCGTCTAGTAAAAGATGAAATGGTCGAATCAGTTCAAGAACAAGCACAAAAAAATGCGAATGAATTACTTGTAAAATTACTTGTACCATCTAAAGTGAAAGATAAGATGACGCAAAATCCTTTTGAAATGCTATTTAATCAAAAATCAAATTCTGGCGACGAAGCAACTCAACAAGAAGATACAGAAATTCGTTCGCGTCGTGCACAGATTGCGCAAGATTTAAAGGCAGGTAAACTTGAAGAGCAATGGGTAACTATTGAAGTTACTGAAGCGGCACCATCTTTATTTGATGCGATGCCTGGCATGAATATTGACATGGGTGCCGGTGGGATGCAAGATATGATTTCTAATCTTTTGCCAAAAAAAACGAAGAAGCGTAAAGTACAGGTGAAAGATGCACGTCGCTTATTAACGCAAGAAGAAGCAAATAAATTAATTGATGCTGATGCCCTTTCGAGTAAAGCAATTGAACGTGCTGAACAGTCTGGAATTATCTTTATCGATGAGATTGATAAAATTGCGAGTAAGGGCTCATCTTCTGCAGAAGTGTCAAGAGAAGGCGTTCAACGAGATATCTTGCCAATAGTAGAAGGATCTACTGTAACGACTAAATATGGCACAGTAAAAACAGATTATATGCTGTTTATCGCAGCTGGTGCTTTCCATATTTCGAAGCCAAGTGATTTAATCCCAGAACTTCAAGGCAGATTCCCTATTCGTGTCGAATTAGAAAAGCTAACAAAAGAAGATTTTGTACGAATTTTAAAAGAACCAGATCAATCATTAATTTTGCAGTATAAAGCATTGTTACAAACAGAAGGTGTAACAATTGAATTTACGGATGAAGCAATCGAAAGATTAGCTGAAATTGCTACAGAAGTAAATCAAGAATCCGATAATATTGGTGCGAGACGTTTGCATACCATTTTAGAACGCCTTTTAGAGGACCTATCTTATGAAGCGTCAGAAATTGCACCAGCTCACATCGAAATTACATCGAAATATGTCGATCAAAAATTGACGAATATAGTAAAAAACAAGGATTTATCACAATTTATCCTTTAA
- the hslV gene encoding ATP-dependent protease subunit HslV, which translates to MGQIHATTIFAIHHKGECAMAGDGQVTLGNAVVMKHTAKKVRRLFNGNVLAGFAGSVADAFTLFEMFEAKLNEYNGNLQRAAVEVAKQWRGDKMLRQLEAMLLVMDKTTLLLVSGTGEVIEPDDGILAIGSGGNYALSAGRALKKHAGEHLSAKEIAEAALTTAADICVFTNHNIILEVL; encoded by the coding sequence ATGGGTCAAATTCATGCAACGACGATATTTGCGATTCATCATAAAGGTGAATGTGCGATGGCTGGTGACGGTCAAGTAACTCTTGGAAATGCAGTAGTAATGAAGCATACAGCGAAAAAGGTCAGACGTCTGTTTAATGGTAACGTTTTAGCGGGTTTTGCTGGTTCAGTTGCAGATGCATTTACACTATTTGAAATGTTTGAAGCGAAATTAAATGAATATAATGGGAACTTACAAAGAGCAGCTGTTGAAGTGGCAAAACAATGGCGTGGGGATAAGATGTTGCGTCAATTAGAGGCAATGCTACTTGTTATGGACAAAACGACGTTACTGCTCGTATCAGGTACAGGGGAAGTTATTGAACCAGATGATGGAATTTTAGCAATTGGTTCAGGTGGTAATTATGCATTATCAGCTGGTCGAGCTTTAAAGAAACATGCTGGGGAACACTTATCGGCAAAAGAGATTGCAGAAGCAGCTCTTACTACAGCTGCGGATATCTGTGTGTTTACAAACCATAATATTATCTTGGAGGTATTATAA
- the xerC gene encoding tyrosine recombinase XerC produces the protein MDLQSKEALDQFIRYVQLEKNFSLHTVREYQTDLMDFYKFLETENVQNITEVDYIHARLYVTKLYDEQKARTSISRKISSIRSFFRFLNREQNIDDAPFRSLYHPKKEERLPSFFYEEELNQLFEKNKGNKPMQVRNIALLELLYATGIRVSECVAVELEDIDFHYGIIRVMGKGRKERIIPFGQYAHEALIHYIEQVRPQLMKNSNHQKVFVNMRGGELTARGVRYILSEMIENASMHTKIYPHMLRHTFATHLLNNGADMRTVQELLGHANLSSTQIYTHVTKEALRKTYMNSHPRA, from the coding sequence ATGGATCTTCAATCAAAAGAAGCATTAGATCAATTTATTCGCTATGTTCAATTGGAAAAGAATTTTTCATTACATACTGTACGTGAATATCAAACGGATCTGATGGATTTTTATAAGTTTTTAGAAACAGAAAATGTACAGAATATTACAGAAGTTGATTATATTCATGCACGATTATACGTAACCAAACTTTATGATGAACAAAAAGCTAGAACTTCAATTTCGAGGAAAATTTCATCTATCCGTTCTTTTTTTCGATTTCTAAATAGGGAACAGAATATTGATGATGCTCCGTTTCGTTCACTTTATCACCCTAAAAAGGAAGAACGATTACCGAGCTTTTTTTATGAAGAAGAGCTCAATCAGCTTTTTGAAAAAAATAAAGGCAACAAACCGATGCAAGTACGTAATATAGCATTATTAGAATTACTTTATGCTACTGGAATTCGAGTAAGTGAATGTGTAGCTGTTGAACTTGAAGATATTGACTTTCATTACGGCATTATCCGAGTAATGGGTAAGGGACGTAAAGAAAGAATTATTCCTTTTGGTCAATATGCACACGAAGCACTCATTCATTATATTGAACAGGTTCGTCCTCAGTTAATGAAAAATAGTAATCACCAAAAAGTGTTCGTAAATATGCGTGGAGGCGAACTTACTGCTCGAGGCGTACGTTATATATTAAGTGAGATGATTGAAAATGCAAGTATGCATACGAAAATTTATCCACATATGTTACGACACACATTTGCTACTCATTTATTAAATAATGGGGCAGATATGAGAACAGTTCAGGAATTACTTGGACATGCGAATTTATCTTCTACTCAAATTTATACTCATGTAACGAAAGAGGCTTTAAGGAAGACATATATGAATAGTCATCCGAGAGCTTAA
- the trmFO gene encoding FADH(2)-oxidizing methylenetetrahydrofolate--tRNA-(uracil(54)-C(5))-methyltransferase TrmFO, translated as MTQQIVNVIGAGLAGSEAAWQIAKRGIKVRLYEMRPVKQTPAHHTDKFAELVCSNSLRANGLTNAVGVIKEEMRMLDSVIMAAADNCSVPAGGALAVDRHEFAGYVTEKVKNHSLIEVINEEVTEIPEGITVIATGPLTSESLAKKIQGLTGEEYLYFYDAAAPIIEKDSIDMEKVYLKSRYDKGEAAYLNCPMSKEEFDAFREALITAECAPLKEFEKEKYFEGCMPIEVMAARGEKTMTFGPMKPVGLEDPKTGKRPYAVVQLRQDDAAGTLYNLVGFQTHLKWPEQKRVFSMIPGLENLDIVRYGVMHRNTFINSPKVLNKTYQLRSNPNLFFAGQMTGVEGYVESAGSGLIAGINAARLALGEPMLHFPAETALGSMARYITEADSKNFQPMNVNFGIFPELGERIKSKPERAERHANRALETIQNFINTQTI; from the coding sequence ATGACACAACAAATAGTAAACGTAATTGGTGCAGGACTTGCAGGTTCTGAAGCGGCGTGGCAAATTGCAAAGCGCGGTATTAAGGTACGCCTTTATGAAATGCGACCAGTAAAGCAAACACCCGCACACCATACAGATAAATTTGCTGAGCTCGTATGCTCTAACTCATTACGTGCTAATGGTTTAACAAATGCAGTAGGCGTAATTAAAGAAGAAATGCGTATGCTTGATTCAGTTATCATGGCTGCAGCGGATAATTGCTCAGTACCAGCTGGTGGAGCTTTAGCGGTAGATCGTCATGAATTTGCTGGATATGTAACAGAGAAAGTGAAAAACCATTCTTTAATCGAAGTGATTAATGAAGAGGTTACGGAAATTCCTGAAGGGATTACTGTAATTGCAACAGGTCCATTAACTTCTGAAAGCTTAGCAAAGAAAATTCAAGGCTTAACAGGTGAAGAATACTTATACTTCTATGATGCAGCAGCACCAATTATCGAAAAAGATTCGATTGATATGGAGAAAGTATATTTGAAATCTCGCTATGATAAAGGGGAAGCAGCATACTTAAACTGCCCAATGTCAAAAGAAGAATTTGATGCATTCCGTGAAGCACTAATTACAGCAGAATGTGCCCCTTTAAAAGAGTTCGAAAAAGAGAAGTATTTCGAAGGCTGTATGCCAATTGAAGTAATGGCGGCTCGTGGTGAAAAAACAATGACTTTCGGTCCTATGAAGCCTGTTGGTTTAGAAGATCCTAAAACAGGTAAACGTCCATACGCAGTAGTACAATTACGTCAAGATGATGCAGCAGGAACTTTATATAATCTGGTAGGATTCCAAACGCATTTAAAATGGCCAGAACAAAAGCGCGTATTTTCAATGATTCCAGGTTTAGAGAACTTAGACATCGTACGTTATGGGGTTATGCACCGTAATACATTTATAAATTCACCAAAAGTGTTGAATAAAACATACCAATTACGTTCAAACCCAAATTTATTCTTTGCTGGTCAAATGACGGGTGTTGAAGGTTATGTAGAATCAGCGGGTAGTGGCTTAATCGCAGGTATTAATGCAGCCCGATTAGCATTAGGGGAGCCAATGTTACACTTCCCAGCAGAAACAGCTTTAGGCTCAATGGCGCGTTACATTACAGAAGCAGATTCGAAAAACTTCCAACCAATGAATGTAAACTTTGGTATTTTCCCGGAGTTAGGCGAACGAATTAAATCGAAGCCAGAACGTGCAGAACGTCATGCAAATCGAGCATTGGAAACTATTCAGAATTTTATTAATACACAGACGATTTAA